One Primulina huaijiensis isolate GDHJ02 chromosome 5, ASM1229523v2, whole genome shotgun sequence DNA segment encodes these proteins:
- the LOC140977793 gene encoding uncharacterized protein, producing the protein MGKKTIWGRGKTMFGYSLNTLRLTNLGFVNAQKPRFSEVVRLQLSSEDTSRIIDTCKSRRNKLCGALAAAGLIAAHSTKFQCDHELKKKYGVVTLIDCRSGLEPAVSTDHFGFYQSAILDVQTIKGNENFWDLAQRIYSNFADRKKSNKHLADLSDINYLIMCKAMENPGLTTSSSLRTSFISVFEDPVFDDFSELQQVLGVECYIGCASAHGIGSSVAIFDMINRDGELDCACVYPSPLHSRAQMNELVDRMRRLLIEESD; encoded by the exons ATGGGAAAAAAGACGATTTGGGGTCGTGGGAAGACAATGTTTGGGTATTCTTTAAATACATTAAGACTTACGAATTTAGGGTTCGTAAATGCTCAGAAGCCCAGATTTTCCGAGGTTGTGAGACTGCAACTTAGTTCAGAAGACACCTCCCGAATTATTGAT ACCTGCAAATCTAGGAGGAATAAGCTGTGTGGAGCGCTTGCAGCCGCGGGATTGATCGCCGCCCATTCTACTAAATTTCAATGTGATCATGAACTAAAGAAGAAATATGGAGTGGTTACTCTAATCGATTGCCGCTCCGGTCTTGAACCAGCTGTTTCAACTGATCATTTTG GATTCTACCAATCTGCAATCCTTGACGTACAAACCATAAAAGGGAACGAAAATTTCTGGGATTTGGCCCAAAGGATCTACTCCAACTTCGCTGATCGCAAGAAGAGCAATAAACATTTGGCAGACTTATCTGATATAAACTATCTTATAATGTGCAAAGCCATGGAAAACCCGGGCTTAACGACATCATCTTCCCTCAGaacttctttcatttcagtGTTTGAGGATCCGGTATTTGACGATTTCAGCGAACTGCAGCAAGTGCTTGGAGTGGAGTGCTACATAGGGTGTGCTTCTGCACATGGAATTGGCTCTTCTGTCGCTATATTTGACATGATTAATCGTGATGGAGAATTGGATTGTGCTTGTGTTTATCCGTCACCATTGCATTCGAGGGCACAGATGAATGAGCTTGTTGATCGTATGAGAAGGTTGCTGATCGAAGAGAGTGATTAA